In Paenibacillus sp. BIC5C1, a genomic segment contains:
- a CDS encoding MFS transporter, whose protein sequence is MDFSWKRNLVILWIGVFFCSTAYSISIPFLPLFLSGDLGVRDHLEFWSGLAFGITFLASALVSPFWGSLADKYGRKPMLIRSGYSLAVLYLINYFVQDPYSLIVVRLFQGLLAGFVPAAIALVGTNTPEEKTGYALGIMSTAGATGGIIGPLIGGVVSHYYGNRNAFLFSSIVVLVSALIATFWVKEENFNRNKARSHVMDDIREARANRLFITVLGMMGICTFSVMILEPLLTVYVMEMGIQPDRASLSSGIIFSAVGVATVIMAPRWGKIGSRIGYGKVLIIGLVGGAIGNLLQFFTTGYIGFGILRFVYGLFFAAVFPAINAMIVQVTEPGFRGRAFSLNQSASQIGTMAGPIIGGVLGGWLPIRWIFIINGVALLITAIVAKWSRLEEKLPGSGKPLAK, encoded by the coding sequence ATGGACTTCTCGTGGAAGCGTAATCTGGTGATTTTGTGGATTGGTGTGTTTTTTTGCAGCACCGCTTATTCAATCTCCATCCCATTTCTGCCTTTGTTTCTGAGTGGCGATCTGGGCGTTCGTGATCACCTGGAGTTCTGGTCAGGGCTTGCCTTTGGCATCACGTTTCTGGCAAGTGCGCTGGTGTCTCCCTTCTGGGGATCACTGGCTGACAAATACGGGCGCAAGCCAATGCTGATCCGGTCGGGATACAGCCTTGCGGTTTTGTATTTGATCAATTATTTTGTGCAGGACCCCTATTCGCTAATCGTGGTTCGTTTGTTTCAGGGATTGCTTGCGGGGTTTGTTCCGGCGGCGATTGCACTGGTCGGTACCAATACACCGGAAGAGAAGACAGGGTATGCGCTTGGTATCATGTCAACAGCCGGCGCAACAGGAGGTATAATCGGCCCGTTAATTGGCGGGGTCGTAAGCCACTATTATGGCAACCGGAATGCGTTTTTATTTTCCAGCATCGTAGTATTGGTCTCGGCGTTGATAGCAACCTTCTGGGTCAAAGAAGAGAACTTCAACCGGAACAAGGCACGTTCTCATGTGATGGATGACATCCGTGAAGCCAGGGCCAATCGATTGTTTATTACGGTGCTTGGCATGATGGGCATATGTACCTTCTCCGTGATGATTCTGGAGCCATTATTGACCGTATACGTGATGGAAATGGGCATTCAGCCCGATCGTGCTTCTCTCAGCTCGGGTATTATTTTCTCTGCAGTTGGTGTAGCTACGGTTATTATGGCGCCGCGTTGGGGCAAGATCGGTTCACGAATCGGATATGGCAAAGTACTGATCATTGGCCTCGTTGGTGGGGCGATCGGTAACCTGCTGCAGTTTTTCACTACAGGCTATATTGGATTCGGCATCTTGCGTTTTGTGTATGGATTATTCTTTGCTGCGGTGTTCCCGGCGATTAATGCAATGATTGTGCAAGTGACTGAACCTGGCTTCCGGGGAAGAGCATTCAGCCTGAATCAGTCGGCTTCTCAAATCGGTACGATGGCGGGGCCGATAATCGGTGGTGTTCTGGGTGGCTGGTTGCCGATTCGTTGGATTTTTATCATCAATGGAGTGGCGCTGCTAATTACCGCCATTGTGGCGAAATGGTCCCGACTGGAGGAGAAGTTGCCGGGATCGGGCAAACCCTTGGCGAAGTAA
- a CDS encoding TIGR02206 family membrane protein, with protein MAYPQWLDPYDAEPFMLFSTSHLWAISLIAALIILMFLFRNRLRSLSSNIRRTIRITMACVMFGCEIVLQLWYVYGDVWSLQTSLPLELCSLSLLLSALLLLTRSRLLHSALLFAGIAGALMAIVTPNLGYDYAHFRFIQFFTAHACIILALLYMTWVEQLRPSWRSVLGSMIFVNVAALVVYGVDVLLEANYMFLRHKPNTPSVLDMLGPYPMYILGEEVLALVMFSLMYVLLFAIPERLNNRVRRGKSSAL; from the coding sequence ATGGCTTATCCTCAGTGGTTAGACCCTTATGATGCAGAACCGTTTATGCTGTTTTCCACTTCGCACCTATGGGCGATTAGCCTTATTGCTGCATTAATTATATTGATGTTCCTGTTTCGGAATCGGCTGCGCTCATTATCATCCAACATACGCCGTACTATTCGAATTACGATGGCCTGTGTCATGTTCGGCTGTGAGATTGTACTTCAGCTCTGGTATGTATATGGGGATGTATGGAGTCTACAGACTTCATTGCCGCTGGAACTATGCAGTCTGTCACTATTGTTATCTGCGCTGCTATTATTGACACGCAGCCGACTGCTGCATTCTGCATTGCTGTTCGCAGGAATAGCAGGAGCCTTGATGGCGATCGTAACCCCTAATCTCGGTTATGATTATGCACATTTTCGTTTCATTCAATTTTTTACTGCTCACGCCTGTATTATTCTGGCTTTGCTCTATATGACTTGGGTGGAACAGCTTCGTCCAAGTTGGAGATCAGTGCTGGGATCGATGATATTCGTGAACGTGGCTGCGTTGGTCGTATACGGTGTGGATGTCCTGCTTGAAGCCAATTATATGTTTCTAAGACACAAACCGAATACGCCTTCAGTACTCGACATGTTGGGGCCCTACCCCATGTACATTCTTGGGGAAGAGGTACTGGCGTTAGTCATGTTCTCCCTAATGTACGTCCTGCTCTTTGCGATTCCGGAGCGACTGAATAATCGGGTGAGGAGAGGAAAGAGTTCAGCGCTCTAG
- a CDS encoding stalk domain-containing protein — MKKKVVLGLMVGTLTLGIGTGALAATGLEPIKAYLNSKISLKLNGTTVTAKDANGKTVLPITYNGTTYLPVRAVGTLLGTEITYDSATSSVNIGSSNESAPPSETGKLTLSSLGTAALGTSDWHTKDPAETAYKGKDYKDVYLHTDTAKQGKSFQVMTQKKYAKLHLDLAVLGGSQKLEIMDENNTTLKTVSLAPEDGLIGVDVDVADTDFIFVEIVDEAPGSSLFVPLTTSYLTKK; from the coding sequence ATGAAGAAGAAGGTCGTATTGGGTTTAATGGTGGGTACACTAACACTCGGCATCGGCACTGGAGCACTTGCAGCAACGGGTCTGGAACCGATCAAAGCGTATTTGAACAGCAAGATATCTCTGAAATTAAATGGGACAACGGTAACAGCCAAAGATGCTAATGGCAAAACGGTATTGCCGATTACTTACAACGGAACGACCTATTTGCCAGTGCGTGCAGTCGGCACGCTGCTCGGTACGGAAATTACGTATGACAGCGCAACATCATCCGTTAACATTGGCAGCAGTAATGAATCTGCACCACCATCCGAAACTGGCAAGCTGACATTAAGCTCGCTTGGAACTGCAGCCTTGGGCACCTCCGACTGGCATACCAAGGATCCGGCCGAAACGGCGTACAAAGGCAAAGATTACAAAGATGTATACCTGCATACCGACACAGCCAAGCAAGGCAAGAGCTTCCAAGTCATGACCCAGAAAAAGTATGCCAAGCTGCATCTCGATCTGGCTGTTCTTGGCGGTTCACAGAAGCTTGAGATTATGGACGAGAACAATACAACGCTCAAGACAGTATCGCTTGCCCCTGAAGACGGTTTGATTGGGGTAGACGTGGATGTTGCAGACACAGATTTCATCTTTGTTGAAATCGTTGATGAGGCCCCGGGCTCCTCTCTGTTTGTTCCATTGACGACCTCATATTTAACCAAAAAATAA
- a CDS encoding SDR family NAD(P)-dependent oxidoreductase codes for MTEQRLQGKVAIVTGGGSGIGQATAIRFAEHGAKVFMLDRTPENAEKTKQTIENAGGEAHVIECDISKPDNVQKAINQVAEQAGQLDIVFANAGINGTMAPIETMEPEDWDQTMGINMRGTFATVKYAIPHLKDRGGSIIITSSINGNRVFSGIGFSAYASSKAGQTAFTKMAALELGRYKIRVNAVCPGAIDTNIDDNTYPSDDLKEVQIPVEFPEGHEHPLKGEPGTSKQVANLVLFLASDESSHVTGTRIYVDGAESLLRG; via the coding sequence ATGACTGAACAACGTTTGCAAGGAAAAGTTGCGATTGTAACCGGAGGTGGCTCGGGAATTGGTCAGGCAACAGCCATTCGTTTCGCTGAGCATGGGGCCAAAGTGTTCATGCTGGACCGGACCCCGGAGAATGCAGAGAAAACCAAACAGACGATCGAAAACGCAGGCGGAGAAGCACACGTCATTGAATGTGATATATCCAAACCGGACAACGTACAAAAAGCAATCAATCAGGTAGCGGAGCAAGCCGGACAGCTCGATATTGTGTTTGCCAATGCGGGAATTAATGGCACGATGGCTCCCATCGAAACGATGGAACCTGAAGACTGGGATCAGACGATGGGCATCAATATGCGCGGCACGTTCGCAACTGTGAAGTACGCCATCCCCCATTTGAAAGACCGCGGCGGCAGCATCATTATTACAAGTTCGATTAACGGTAACCGCGTATTCTCTGGCATTGGGTTCTCTGCATACGCTTCCAGTAAAGCTGGTCAGACGGCTTTTACGAAGATGGCTGCATTGGAACTGGGCCGTTACAAGATCCGTGTCAACGCCGTCTGCCCGGGAGCCATAGATACGAACATCGATGATAACACCTATCCTTCGGACGATCTAAAAGAAGTACAGATCCCTGTTGAATTTCCGGAAGGTCATGAACATCCACTCAAAGGTGAACCTGGAACGTCGAAGCAAGTCGCCAATCTGGTGCTCTTCCTCGCCTCTGATGAATCTTCCCATGTGACCGGCACCCGGATCTACGTGGATGGAGCGGAATCTTTGCTTCGGGGATAA
- a CDS encoding peptidylprolyl isomerase, with the protein MSFRWKKTTAVSLVLAMLLIVISGCGRPSSGATEAPAPVEPTGPNPVATIEMSDGQKIVIELYPEIAPNTVNNFISLANKGFYDGLIFHRVIPGFMIQGGDPAGDGSGGPGYAIKGEFTSNGHKNHLNHTRGVISMARTNDLDSAGSQFFIMLADADYLDNAYATFGKVTEGMEVVDGIAAQEIGAQDKPVTDQVMKKVTVDTHGLEYPEPVKMP; encoded by the coding sequence ATGTCTTTTCGGTGGAAAAAAACAACAGCTGTGTCGCTGGTTCTAGCGATGCTGCTTATCGTCATTAGTGGTTGTGGACGCCCTTCAAGCGGCGCAACGGAAGCACCTGCTCCAGTGGAACCTACTGGCCCTAATCCTGTAGCCACAATTGAAATGTCAGATGGGCAGAAAATTGTCATTGAGCTCTATCCGGAGATTGCTCCAAACACGGTGAATAATTTTATCTCACTCGCCAATAAAGGCTTCTATGATGGCCTGATCTTTCACCGCGTTATCCCAGGCTTTATGATTCAGGGTGGTGATCCAGCTGGCGACGGTTCAGGAGGTCCTGGTTATGCGATCAAAGGAGAATTTACATCCAATGGTCACAAAAACCACTTGAATCACACGCGTGGGGTTATCTCCATGGCGCGGACAAATGATTTGGACTCCGCAGGTTCCCAGTTTTTCATCATGTTAGCGGATGCTGATTATCTCGATAATGCCTATGCCACATTCGGTAAAGTTACAGAAGGTATGGAAGTCGTTGATGGAATCGCTGCTCAGGAAATAGGTGCACAAGACAAACCGGTTACCGATCAGGTGATGAAAAAAGTCACTGTTGACACCCACGGTCTGGAATATCCAGAACCGGTAAAAATGCCTTAA
- a CDS encoding ring-cleaving dioxygenase has translation MQIKGLHHVSALTAHATENYRFYTNVMGLRLIKKTVNQDDVSVYHLFYGDEKGNPGTELTFFEIPMAGQTREGVNSISATSLRVPSDAALAYWQQRFEEFDVPHGEITERGGRATLSFTDFEGQRLILVSDEHNTGVAGGKPWDQSPVPVEYGIVGLGPVHLTVKDASLTTPVLTELLGFRQKGTYPAFVAGQPDVLVFESGEGGSGSEVHVEERNDLTQERPGRGSVHHVAFRVDNEEELKQWVERVHNFRFPNSGFVDRFYFRSLYFREANGILFELATDGPGFDTDEELAYLGESLALPPFLEGRRAEIEANLKPLDTVIR, from the coding sequence ATGCAAATCAAAGGACTTCACCATGTATCTGCACTGACTGCTCACGCCACTGAGAATTATCGGTTCTACACCAACGTCATGGGATTGCGATTGATCAAAAAAACAGTCAACCAGGATGATGTTTCAGTCTACCACCTCTTCTATGGAGATGAAAAAGGGAATCCCGGTACTGAACTTACCTTCTTTGAAATTCCAATGGCCGGACAGACACGTGAAGGCGTGAACAGCATCTCAGCAACGTCACTTCGTGTTCCTAGCGATGCAGCCCTTGCGTACTGGCAACAGCGTTTTGAAGAATTCGATGTTCCTCATGGAGAAATCACCGAACGTGGGGGGCGGGCCACTCTCTCGTTTACAGACTTTGAGGGACAACGTCTGATCCTTGTTTCTGATGAACACAATACAGGTGTTGCCGGGGGCAAACCTTGGGATCAAAGCCCTGTGCCTGTCGAGTATGGCATTGTCGGCTTAGGCCCAGTGCATCTTACCGTTAAAGATGCCTCTCTTACCACTCCAGTTCTTACCGAACTGCTCGGCTTCCGTCAAAAAGGAACCTATCCTGCTTTTGTCGCAGGCCAACCCGATGTACTCGTCTTCGAATCCGGTGAAGGTGGTAGCGGCTCCGAGGTGCATGTCGAAGAACGAAATGACCTTACCCAAGAACGCCCTGGTCGAGGCAGTGTGCACCATGTTGCCTTCCGGGTCGATAATGAAGAAGAACTGAAACAATGGGTGGAACGGGTTCATAATTTCCGATTCCCGAATTCCGGTTTCGTAGACCGTTTCTACTTCCGCTCCCTGTACTTCCGTGAAGCTAATGGCATTCTGTTCGAGCTGGCAACCGATGGTCCCGGGTTCGACACGGATGAAGAACTGGCTTATCTTGGAGAGTCCCTGGCATTGCCTCCATTCCTTGAAGGTCGCCGTGCAGAGATCGAAGCAAATCTCAAACCGCTCGATACCGTAATTCGCTAA
- a CDS encoding YqkE family protein — protein MAKSKKHPPAPKAAQDKPTTLKDLLSSDVLEKLKAQADEAKAAEADRKEQERLQAEEARKAEQKRKDNDFEYLLNNSSMDWKKHK, from the coding sequence ATGGCAAAATCCAAAAAACACCCCCCTGCTCCCAAAGCAGCACAGGATAAACCGACCACACTTAAGGATCTGCTGAGCAGTGATGTGTTAGAGAAACTGAAGGCTCAGGCTGATGAAGCCAAGGCTGCCGAGGCAGACCGCAAAGAGCAGGAACGCCTGCAGGCCGAAGAAGCTCGTAAAGCGGAACAGAAGCGGAAAGATAATGATTTTGAGTACCTGTTGAACAATAGTTCGATGGACTGGAAGAAACATAAGTAA
- a CDS encoding NHLP leader peptide family RiPP precursor — MMVSEKTLHEDIIEKAWTDEHFRQQLHSNPKQALREAFGIDIPEHIQVRTVEEQQNDYVLVIPPNPSKVDYDVNCGPWRS, encoded by the coding sequence ATGATGGTATCAGAGAAAACGTTGCACGAGGATATTATTGAAAAGGCCTGGACTGATGAGCACTTCAGACAACAACTGCACTCCAACCCGAAGCAAGCGCTTCGCGAAGCATTTGGCATTGATATTCCTGAACATATTCAAGTCCGTACTGTTGAAGAACAACAGAACGATTACGTTCTCGTGATTCCTCCCAATCCATCCAAAGTGGATTATGACGTCAATTGCGGACCGTGGAGAAGCTAA
- a CDS encoding HAMP domain-containing sensor histidine kinase, which translates to MKNVPKAIIILWISMLNILCLPHDFVSATAGEVDKPVSITGWEVKWGNVHDQGFISEVQGSEEIWEKQGAEKLEYSSVEAPSGSMWTRVTIPKINEDSSAIRFENIKGNHIVIYLDDRRVYENYHYNYDNNAVLLPLSSENSGSKLYVWSENEKGRLGIYGTVQVGPYATLQEKYIHNGLLDVILGATFVFTALTMLSCTFFLGKFHKGLWISLCIVMGSIGTMIITYSQFLYTFYQVYGNLYSVLFDLAMLMGMPALCYFFEQIIGPGRYGIFTKLRKFQFIYSVVAVAALMIDFISGGQWDMLYTLLVQNVIGFVLVILLSILMIGTIAKALQRSREALLLATGFGTFALISVAELLWYYQRNGTYHLIWWKWSMVAFIISLIAILGSRFAEKHTKVLEYSKELELFNNELQRSEKMEIISELAASVAHEVRNPLQVTRGFLQLMTEQEDNKNKGYVRIALEELDRASGIITDFLTFAKPEFDHIVSLNIADEFNHIEGILVPMANLEGGKITTDIPPNLWIRGNSSKFKQAFINIIKNSIEALQGQGQIDIWAYAQDGIVKVHVRDNGEGMDEEALVRLGEPYFSNKIKGTGLGMMVTFRIVEAMHGQISFTSTKGVGTEAVVSFAAFVE; encoded by the coding sequence ATGAAAAATGTGCCCAAAGCTATCATCATCTTATGGATAAGTATGTTGAATATTCTTTGCTTGCCGCATGATTTCGTCTCAGCGACTGCAGGAGAAGTTGACAAACCTGTATCCATTACGGGATGGGAAGTAAAATGGGGGAACGTACACGATCAGGGATTCATCAGTGAGGTTCAAGGTTCGGAGGAGATCTGGGAGAAGCAAGGTGCAGAAAAGCTGGAATATAGCAGCGTAGAAGCCCCTTCAGGTTCCATGTGGACACGCGTGACCATTCCTAAAATAAACGAAGATAGCTCGGCAATCCGTTTTGAAAATATTAAAGGGAACCACATTGTAATCTATCTGGACGATCGTAGGGTTTATGAGAATTATCATTACAATTATGATAACAACGCTGTGTTGTTGCCCCTTTCGAGTGAGAATTCAGGTAGCAAACTGTATGTATGGTCCGAGAATGAAAAAGGCAGACTTGGCATTTATGGAACAGTTCAGGTTGGGCCTTATGCTACATTACAGGAAAAATACATTCACAATGGTCTGCTTGATGTAATATTGGGAGCGACCTTTGTGTTCACGGCTCTAACGATGCTGAGTTGCACTTTTTTCCTGGGGAAATTCCATAAAGGGTTGTGGATTTCGCTATGTATCGTGATGGGTTCTATTGGAACGATGATTATCACCTATTCACAGTTTTTATATACGTTCTATCAGGTTTACGGTAATCTGTATTCCGTATTGTTTGACCTGGCTATGCTGATGGGCATGCCTGCACTCTGTTATTTTTTTGAACAAATTATCGGACCAGGTCGTTATGGCATCTTTACCAAACTAAGAAAATTCCAATTCATCTATTCTGTAGTAGCTGTGGCTGCCCTGATGATTGATTTTATTTCAGGCGGTCAATGGGACATGCTCTATACTTTGTTGGTTCAGAATGTAATTGGATTTGTTCTCGTTATCCTGTTGAGCATCTTGATGATCGGCACCATCGCCAAAGCGCTTCAACGGAGCCGGGAAGCTCTTTTGCTGGCTACGGGATTCGGCACATTTGCATTAATCAGTGTTGCTGAACTACTGTGGTATTACCAGCGTAATGGAACATATCATCTGATATGGTGGAAATGGTCCATGGTTGCTTTTATTATCTCACTTATTGCCATACTGGGAAGCCGATTTGCTGAAAAACATACCAAAGTGCTTGAATACTCAAAAGAGTTGGAATTGTTTAATAATGAGTTGCAGCGTTCCGAGAAAATGGAGATTATAAGCGAATTGGCTGCCTCGGTTGCTCATGAGGTTCGTAATCCACTGCAGGTGACACGAGGATTCCTTCAGCTCATGACAGAGCAGGAAGACAACAAAAACAAAGGGTATGTGCGGATAGCTCTGGAGGAGCTCGATCGGGCATCCGGCATTATTACCGATTTCCTCACGTTTGCCAAACCGGAGTTCGATCATATTGTCTCTTTGAATATCGCGGACGAATTTAATCATATTGAGGGTATTCTTGTACCGATGGCTAATCTGGAAGGCGGCAAAATAACAACTGACATTCCGCCCAATCTATGGATTAGAGGGAACTCCTCCAAGTTCAAACAGGCTTTTATTAATATTATTAAGAATAGTATAGAAGCTCTGCAAGGACAGGGTCAGATCGATATTTGGGCTTATGCCCAGGATGGGATCGTTAAGGTACATGTTAGAGATAATGGAGAGGGCATGGATGAGGAAGCGCTGGTCCGGCTTGGGGAGCCATATTTCTCGAATAAAATTAAGGGGACAGGCCTTGGAATGATGGTGACTTTCCGAATCGTTGAAGCCATGCATGGGCAGATCAGCTTTACAAGCACAAAAGGGGTAGGAACAGAAGCCGTCGTATCTTTTGCTGCGTTCGTCGAATGA